A stretch of Kaistella flava (ex Peng et al. 2021) DNA encodes these proteins:
- a CDS encoding efflux RND transporter periplasmic adaptor subunit produces MKKNLIILLALFTLINCKKEDDKKDIEAAKGFVISNLMMKSTTVVDVQNEYIKDEISFFGKIAADKNQYIDIFPLVGGNVVSINAELGDYVRKGQVLATIRSTEVAGYQKDLSDAKTDLVVAQKNLRVAQDMYNGKLSTEREVLEAKSQVQKAEDELRRSQAVNQVYNMGKGNIYSVISPISGYIVEKNINKDMQLRSDRTDNIFDVANTTNVWAILNINQSDIHKISLGMKAEVSTLTAPDKIFHGKIDKIFKIIDPETNSMQARVVLENANGELIPESKATIKVFKTEDATALSIPSNALIFDDNRYYVILFKSQSNVKVQEVKVAKQTGNISYISDGLKEGDKVVTNNQLLFYRSLNE; encoded by the coding sequence ATGAAGAAAAATTTAATCATTTTACTTGCCCTTTTTACTTTAATAAACTGTAAAAAAGAGGATGATAAAAAAGATATAGAAGCAGCAAAAGGCTTTGTTATTAGTAATTTAATGATGAAATCAACCACCGTAGTAGATGTTCAAAACGAATACATTAAAGATGAAATAAGTTTTTTTGGAAAAATCGCAGCCGATAAAAATCAGTACATCGATATCTTTCCACTCGTTGGAGGTAATGTTGTTTCCATCAATGCGGAACTGGGCGATTACGTGAGAAAAGGTCAAGTGCTTGCCACGATTAGAAGTACTGAAGTTGCCGGTTATCAAAAAGATTTGAGTGATGCCAAAACAGATTTGGTAGTTGCGCAGAAAAACCTTCGGGTTGCGCAAGATATGTACAATGGCAAATTAAGCACAGAACGAGAAGTCTTGGAAGCGAAAAGCCAGGTTCAAAAAGCGGAAGATGAACTTCGAAGATCGCAAGCGGTGAATCAGGTTTACAATATGGGTAAAGGAAATATTTACTCGGTGATTTCGCCAATCAGTGGATATATTGTTGAGAAAAACATTAATAAAGACATGCAACTCAGGAGCGATCGGACTGATAATATTTTCGATGTTGCCAATACGACCAATGTTTGGGCGATTCTGAATATTAACCAAAGCGATATTCATAAAATTTCTTTGGGGATGAAAGCGGAAGTTTCCACCTTAACTGCGCCTGATAAAATATTCCACGGAAAAATTGATAAGATCTTTAAAATCATCGATCCTGAAACCAATTCGATGCAGGCAAGAGTGGTTTTAGAAAATGCGAATGGTGAACTCATTCCTGAAAGTAAAGCGACGATTAAAGTATTTAAAACTGAAGATGCGACCGCCCTTTCTATTCCGTCGAACGCTTTAATTTTTGATGATAACCGATATTATGTGATTTTGTTTAAAAGCCAAAGTAATGTAAAAGTGCAGGAAGTAAAAGTAGCCAAACAAACAGGGAATATTTCTTATATCTCGGATGGACTTAAAGAAGGCGATAAGGTGGTGACCAATAATCAACTCTTATTCTACAGATCATTAAACGAATAA
- a CDS encoding TolC family protein codes for MNKIILIALLVSSWAFSQQKISLQQAEQSFVKNNLQLIAQQYNISAADADIVQAKIWELPQASFEANIFNPENNTFLNLGPSKSLAVQQLFLLGGKRKNEVEFAKSNKELSQLQFNQLLFELKSQLRESFYSIYFDQKKLENIDSQLSFLTDLVKAYKVQTAKGNIALKDQVRLQSMVLDLNNEKLQIRNSIFTELQNLHTLTGISDTIIPEMSEDEVQLLIKNQPLISLDELKKIGLEHNADYLYTLKSIENSKSYYKWQKSLNTPDVTGGLQWNQNSGIFHNEINFTVGIPIPLWKQNQGNVQKAQILIEQSQKNTDYQKQELENKITAAYQNWQNNYDQYFGIEQTDLNNLNAVYKGMQDNFRKGNISLIDFTDFTTSYKETVLQIDEIKKQVVISAEQLNQLIQTPIFN; via the coding sequence ATGAATAAAATAATCTTGATCGCTTTGCTGGTTTCTTCCTGGGCTTTTTCACAGCAAAAAATCAGCCTTCAGCAAGCAGAGCAATCTTTTGTTAAAAACAATTTACAACTCATCGCCCAACAATACAATATTTCGGCAGCCGATGCAGATATTGTTCAGGCGAAAATCTGGGAACTTCCGCAAGCCTCTTTTGAAGCAAATATTTTTAATCCTGAAAACAACACCTTTCTTAATCTTGGACCGAGTAAAAGTTTAGCAGTTCAGCAACTTTTCCTTTTGGGCGGAAAAAGAAAAAATGAGGTAGAGTTTGCAAAATCCAATAAGGAGTTATCCCAACTTCAGTTTAATCAATTGTTATTTGAACTTAAATCGCAACTGCGGGAAAGTTTTTATTCCATTTATTTTGATCAAAAAAAATTAGAAAATATCGACAGTCAGTTGAGTTTTTTAACTGATTTGGTCAAAGCCTATAAAGTTCAAACAGCAAAAGGAAACATCGCGCTCAAAGATCAAGTAAGATTACAGTCAATGGTTTTGGATCTTAATAATGAGAAATTACAAATTAGAAATTCTATTTTTACTGAACTACAAAATCTCCACACTTTAACCGGCATCAGCGATACTATTATTCCTGAAATGTCGGAAGATGAAGTTCAGTTACTGATTAAAAATCAACCTCTAATTTCTTTAGATGAATTAAAAAAGATCGGCTTAGAACATAATGCCGATTATTTGTACACTTTAAAATCCATTGAAAATAGCAAGTCCTATTACAAATGGCAAAAATCATTAAATACGCCCGATGTTACTGGCGGACTACAATGGAATCAAAATAGTGGGATTTTTCACAATGAAATTAATTTCACCGTCGGAATTCCGATTCCTTTATGGAAGCAAAATCAAGGAAATGTTCAGAAAGCCCAGATTTTAATCGAACAAAGTCAGAAAAATACCGACTACCAAAAGCAAGAACTGGAAAATAAGATTACAGCGGCTTATCAAAACTGGCAGAATAATTATGATCAATATTTCGGTATTGAGCAAACTGACCTTAATAATTTGAATGCAGTTTATAAAGGAATGCAGGATAATTTCAGAAAAGGAAATATCAGTCTCATCGATTTCACAGATTTTACGACCAGTTACAAAGAAACCGTTTTGCAAATCGACGAAATCAAAAAGCAGGTCGTGATCTCGGCTGAACAATTAAACCAACTTATACAAACTCCTATTTTCAATTAA